From one Hirundo rustica isolate bHirRus1 chromosome W, bHirRus1.pri.v3, whole genome shotgun sequence genomic stretch:
- the ARR3 gene encoding arrestin-C isoform X2, whose amino-acid sequence MAEGSKVFKKTSPNSKLSLYLGKRDYVDNVDSVESVDGICLVDPEYLKDRKVYVTLTCAFRYGRDDLDVIGLSFRKDIYVVTTQLYPPVPDQAPKTLTPLQEKLMKKLGENAYPFTFEIATNLPCSITLQPGPDDVGKACGVDFEVKGFCAENLEEKIHKRNSVRLIIRKVQFAPAQTGPAPRAETTRQFMMSDKPLHLEALLDREIYYHGDPIYVTVNINNTTNKVVKKIKISVDQITDVVLYSLDKYTKTVCTEEINDTVAANSTFSKTYSVTPLLSSNRQKRGLALDGKLKHEDTNLASTTILRPGMDKEVLGILVSYKVKVNLVVSRGGILGDLTASDVGVEMPVILMHPKPDDSKPRSEEDVVIEEFARHKLKGEKDDEDEKEEVEKGES is encoded by the exons ATGGCAGAGGGATCAAA GGTATTCAAGAAGACCAGCCCCAACAGCAAG CTTTCCCTCTACCTGGGGAAGAGAGACTATGTGGATAATGTGGATTCAGTGGAATCTGTAG ATGGTATCTGCCTGGTCGACCCGGAGTACTTAAAGGACAGGAAAG tATATGTGACGCTGACCTGCGCCTTCCGCTATGGCCGCGATGACCTTGACGTGATTGGCCTAAGCTTCAGGAAGGACATCTACGTGGTGACCACCCAGCTGTACCCACCCGTGCCAGACCAGGCCCCCAAAACCCTCACTCCTCTGCAGGAGAAGCTGATGAAGAAGCTTGGGGAGAATGCCTACCCCTTTACCTTTGAG atTGCCACCAACCTGCCCTGCTCCATCACCCTCCAGCCTGGGCCAGATGATGTGGGAAAG GCCTGTGGCGTGGACTTCGAGGTCAAAGGATTTTGTGCTGAAAATCTGGAGGAGAAAATTCACAAGAG GAACTCGGTGCGCCTCATCATCCGCAAGGTCCAGTTCGCCCCGGCACAGACGGGGCCGGCCCCAAGAGCCGAGACCACCCGGCAGTTCATGATGTCAGACAAGCCTCTGCACCTTGAAGCTTTACTGGATAGGGAG ATCTACTACCACGGAGACCCCATCTATGTGACTGTCAACATCAACAACACAACCAACAAGGTTGTGAAAAAGATTAAGATCTCAG TGGATCAAATCACAGATGTGGTCCTGTATTCCCTGGATAAATACACGAAGACTGTCTGCACTGAGGAGATAAA TGATACTGTGGCTGCCAATTCCACTTTCTCCAAAACGTACTCGGTGACCCCCCTGCTCTCGTCCAACCGCCAGAAGCGGGGCCTCGCTCTTGATGGCAAACTCAAGCACGAGGACACCAACCTGGCCTCCACCACCAT CCTGAGACCCGGCATGGACAAGGAGGTGTTGGGCATCTTGGTGTCCTACAAAGTGAAGGTCAACCTGGTGGTATCCCGAGGAGG catCCTGGGGGATCTCACTGCCAG tgATGTTGGGGTGGAGATGCCTGTCATCCTCATGCACCCGAAGCCTGATGACT CTAAGCCAAG GAG CGAGGAGGACGTTGTCATTGAGGAATTTGCTCGCCACAAGCTCAAGGGAGAGAAGGATGATGAAGATGAGAAGGAGGAAGTTGAGAAAGGGGAGAGCTAA
- the ARR3 gene encoding arrestin-C isoform X1 has translation MAEGSKVFKKTSPNSKLSLYLGKRDYVDNVDSVESVDGICLVDPEYLKDRKVYVTLTCAFRYGRDDLDVIGLSFRKDIYVVTTQLYPPVPDQAPKTLTPLQEKLMKKLGENAYPFTFEIATNLPCSITLQPGPDDVGKACGVDFEVKGFCAENLEEKIHKRNSVRLIIRKVQFAPAQTGPAPRAETTRQFMMSDKPLHLEALLDREIYYHGDPIYVTVNINNTTNKVVKKIKISVDQITDVVLYSLDKYTKTVCTEEINDTVAANSTFSKTYSVTPLLSSNRQKRGLALDGKLKHEDTNLASTTILRPGMDKEVLGILVSYKVKVNLVVSRGGILGDLTASDVGVEMPVILMHPKPDDSRRTLSLRNLLATSSRERRMMKMRRRKLRKGRAKLWGPQCPSLGSSHL, from the exons ATGGCAGAGGGATCAAA GGTATTCAAGAAGACCAGCCCCAACAGCAAG CTTTCCCTCTACCTGGGGAAGAGAGACTATGTGGATAATGTGGATTCAGTGGAATCTGTAG ATGGTATCTGCCTGGTCGACCCGGAGTACTTAAAGGACAGGAAAG tATATGTGACGCTGACCTGCGCCTTCCGCTATGGCCGCGATGACCTTGACGTGATTGGCCTAAGCTTCAGGAAGGACATCTACGTGGTGACCACCCAGCTGTACCCACCCGTGCCAGACCAGGCCCCCAAAACCCTCACTCCTCTGCAGGAGAAGCTGATGAAGAAGCTTGGGGAGAATGCCTACCCCTTTACCTTTGAG atTGCCACCAACCTGCCCTGCTCCATCACCCTCCAGCCTGGGCCAGATGATGTGGGAAAG GCCTGTGGCGTGGACTTCGAGGTCAAAGGATTTTGTGCTGAAAATCTGGAGGAGAAAATTCACAAGAG GAACTCGGTGCGCCTCATCATCCGCAAGGTCCAGTTCGCCCCGGCACAGACGGGGCCGGCCCCAAGAGCCGAGACCACCCGGCAGTTCATGATGTCAGACAAGCCTCTGCACCTTGAAGCTTTACTGGATAGGGAG ATCTACTACCACGGAGACCCCATCTATGTGACTGTCAACATCAACAACACAACCAACAAGGTTGTGAAAAAGATTAAGATCTCAG TGGATCAAATCACAGATGTGGTCCTGTATTCCCTGGATAAATACACGAAGACTGTCTGCACTGAGGAGATAAA TGATACTGTGGCTGCCAATTCCACTTTCTCCAAAACGTACTCGGTGACCCCCCTGCTCTCGTCCAACCGCCAGAAGCGGGGCCTCGCTCTTGATGGCAAACTCAAGCACGAGGACACCAACCTGGCCTCCACCACCAT CCTGAGACCCGGCATGGACAAGGAGGTGTTGGGCATCTTGGTGTCCTACAAAGTGAAGGTCAACCTGGTGGTATCCCGAGGAGG catCCTGGGGGATCTCACTGCCAG tgATGTTGGGGTGGAGATGCCTGTCATCCTCATGCACCCGAAGCCTGATGACT CGAGGAGGACGTTGTCATTGAGGAATTTGCTCGCCACAAGCTCAAGGGAGAGAAGGATGATGAAGATGAGAAGGAGGAAGTTGAGAAAGGGGAGAGCTAAGCTGTGGGGGCCCCAATGCCCTAGTTTGGGAAGCAGCCACCTGTAG
- the IGBP1 gene encoding immunoglobulin-binding protein 1 isoform X1, protein MAEAGAGGPRLAELLALGRRLWDELEASTEPSSGAPAVQEKVRQGLDALQRAAAMVAQLELFSENEELEEIASADLKFMLLPALLGALTLKQVDLSRRREHLESAREHFLRFLKLCRNYGLGSFQLPSSTPGEEESRSPSAPWDPTQPNLVAMAMSRTAKIERYKQKKELESKLASMSSSVESGTADEDQIREFYTLQIQKWIGTSLEEIESIDQELVILGSRDAARPAPAGPHGPFRPARTLVKPFILTRDAAQARVFGAGYPGLPTMTVDDWYEQRRRQGIVSPPQRVPGAGDEELQKHQQETEEEDEEALQKARDWDDWKDTHPWGYGNRHNMG, encoded by the exons ATGGCGGAGGCGGGCGCGGGCGGCCCCCGGCTGGCGGAGCTGCTGGCGTTGGGAAGGCGGCTCTGGGACGAACTGGAGGCCAGCACCGagccctcctcgggagccccaGCCGTGCAGGAGAAGGTGCGGCAGGGGCTGGACGCGTTGCAGCGGGCGGCGGCCATGGTGGCgcagctggagctgttcag TGAGAACGAGGAGCTGGAGGAAATCGCCTCAGCCGACCTGAAGTTCATGCTGCTGCCGGCGCTGCTGGGAGCCCTGACGCTGAAGCAGGTGGACctgagcaggagaagggaacacCTGGAGAGTGCCCGGGAGCACTTCCTGCGCTTCCTCAAGCTCTGCAGGAACTACGGGCTGGGATCTTTCCAGCTGCCCTCCAGCACCCCCGGCGAGGAGGAATCCAGGAGCCCCTCGGCCCCCTGGGACCCCACCCAGCCCAACCTGGTGGCCATGGCCATGAGCAGGACAGCCAAAATTGAAAG ATACAAACAgaagaaggagctggagagcaAATTGGCCTCCATGAGCAGCTCCGTGGAGAGCGGGACAGCGGATGAGGATCAGATCCGGGAATTTTACACCCTCCAGATCCAGAAATGGATTGGCACCAGCCTGGAGGAGATTGAGAGCATTGACCAGGAGCTGGTGATCCTGGGGAGCAGAGATGCAGCCAGGCCG gctccagcaggTCCCCATGGCCCTTTCCGGCCAGCCAGAACTCtggtgaaacctttcatcctcACCCGGGATGCTGCACAGGCCAG GGTGTTTGGAGCTGGCTATCCCGGGCTGCCCACCATGACTGTGGATGACTGGTACGAGCAGCGCCGGAGGCAGGGAATTGTGTCCCCCCCACAGAGGGTTCCAG GTGCAGGTGATGAGGAGCTGCAAAAGCATCAGCAGGAGacggaggaggaggatgaggaagctCTTCAGAAAGCTCGGGACTGGGATGACTGGAAGGACACACACCCTTGGGGCTATGGCAACAGGCACAACATGGGCTGA
- the IGBP1 gene encoding immunoglobulin-binding protein 1 isoform X2: MMAEAGAGGPRLAELLALGRRLWDELEASTEPSSGAPAVQEKVRQGLDALQRAAAMVAQLELFSENEELEEIASADLKFMLLPALLGALTLKQVDLSRRREHLESAREHFLRFLKLCRNYGLGSFQLPSSTPGEEESRSPSAPWDPTQPNLVAMAMSRTAKIERYKQKKELESKLASMSSSVESGTADEDQIREFYTLQIQKWIGTSLEEIESIDQELVILGSRDAARPAPAGPHGPFRPARTLVKPFILTRDAAQARVFGAGYPGLPTMTVDDWYEQRRRQGIVSPPQRVPAGAGDEELQKHQQETEEEDEEALQKARDWDDWKDTHPWGYGNRHNMG, translated from the exons ATGATGGCGGAGGCGGGCGCGGGCGGCCCCCGGCTGGCGGAGCTGCTGGCGTTGGGAAGGCGGCTCTGGGACGAACTGGAGGCCAGCACCGagccctcctcgggagccccaGCCGTGCAGGAGAAGGTGCGGCAGGGGCTGGACGCGTTGCAGCGGGCGGCGGCCATGGTGGCgcagctggagctgttcag TGAGAACGAGGAGCTGGAGGAAATCGCCTCAGCCGACCTGAAGTTCATGCTGCTGCCGGCGCTGCTGGGAGCCCTGACGCTGAAGCAGGTGGACctgagcaggagaagggaacacCTGGAGAGTGCCCGGGAGCACTTCCTGCGCTTCCTCAAGCTCTGCAGGAACTACGGGCTGGGATCTTTCCAGCTGCCCTCCAGCACCCCCGGCGAGGAGGAATCCAGGAGCCCCTCGGCCCCCTGGGACCCCACCCAGCCCAACCTGGTGGCCATGGCCATGAGCAGGACAGCCAAAATTGAAAG ATACAAACAgaagaaggagctggagagcaAATTGGCCTCCATGAGCAGCTCCGTGGAGAGCGGGACAGCGGATGAGGATCAGATCCGGGAATTTTACACCCTCCAGATCCAGAAATGGATTGGCACCAGCCTGGAGGAGATTGAGAGCATTGACCAGGAGCTGGTGATCCTGGGGAGCAGAGATGCAGCCAGGCCG gctccagcaggTCCCCATGGCCCTTTCCGGCCAGCCAGAACTCtggtgaaacctttcatcctcACCCGGGATGCTGCACAGGCCAG GGTGTTTGGAGCTGGCTATCCCGGGCTGCCCACCATGACTGTGGATGACTGGTACGAGCAGCGCCGGAGGCAGGGAATTGTGTCCCCCCCACAGAGGGTTCCAG CAGGTGCAGGTGATGAGGAGCTGCAAAAGCATCAGCAGGAGacggaggaggaggatgaggaagctCTTCAGAAAGCTCGGGACTGGGATGACTGGAAGGACACACACCCTTGGGGCTATGGCAACAGGCACAACATGGGCTGA